The window AGTTACAGCTACATAAATAAAACCAGGACAGAAAATCCTTTGGAGATTATGTTGCCGAGAGAAAGGAGTTCCCCGCGCATGCACATTGCATGGGTACTAACTTCTAAGCTATTTATTTACATCGAAGCAAATCTAATTTCTATGGACCAAATCAAAAGAGGGAGCCGCGATGACATTGAGGCAACAGCCCCTGCCATGCAATCTTTACCAGAATAAGGACAGCATTCCAGCAGTTGATTGATGGGTGTCTTGCATCTTCTCATTCAATATGAATTTTTGACAACTACATGGGAGTAACTGAGATAGAACCCAGAACAGCAGCGATAGCACTGCATATGGAGCTTCACTGACAATTTTAGTCAGTAATTTGAATCTGTCCTCACATTGGgggtttctcttttcttcaacCGGTCCCGAAAATGATGAAACTCAACATTAGTTCAAGATCAGCATTAAGTATGCTTGACACACTCCACCTGCAGCGTAAGATCGTTAATTCCAACATCATGCAGCATCCGGGAAACTTGTGCTTTTGCAGAAGCCTTGTCAGATTCCGTCTCAACATGGAGATGGATCGTTCCCACTACCTCTGTATTCGTAAAGCTCCACGCATGGAAATGTGGAATCCCCCTCACCTGCTTTATCTTTGTGACATTGTTTAGAGCATTAAATAGATCCCGTTCGTGAGCCCTAGGCACCCTTTGGAGCAATACCTCTGCCGAGTTCCTGAGCAACGGGATGACTGACAACACAATTAAAATGGAAATAAATATGGAGCTGGCAGGATCTGCAACAAGCCATCCCTTGTACTTTATCAACAGAGTCGATACAACGACTCCAACACTTCCCATTGTATCTGCTAGAACGTGCAAGAATATCCCTTCCATGTTGTGGTCAATGTGATGGTGACTGTGCTTTTTTGCTTCGCCTTCACTTGAAGGTAGATTTCTCTGGTGGATTTGACTAATGGACGAACTGAGACCATGGGCGTGTGGGGCTGCTGTCTGAGTAGGCAGACATCCATCTGCATGACCTTCAGTGGAGTGATGATTTGTGAAGACCGgctcatgatgatgatggtcaTGACCATGACCATGAGCATGGTCATTGTGATGACCATGATCACAACCATGAGAACCTTCACTATGATTGTCAGCATGGTCATGACCGTGACAACTAGAGCTCCCCAGAGTAGGATAAGCAACTTTAGCATCGCCATTGCCGTGTTGATCAGAATGATGGTGATCATGCTGATTATGATGACCAGAACAAGATTTTTCATGGCAATCATGCTCAACAGAAATACATTTCTGATCCTCAATGTGGCAGTCATGGTCATGTTGGTGTTGGGAATGGGAATGGGAATGGGAATGGGACCGGAGTGGGAAGGCGAGTGAGAGCAGGATCCACCATGTGCATGATGATGCTCTTCATGGAAGAATATCAACCCAATCACATTGACAAGAAGCCCGCCAATGGACACAATTAACAAACTGTTGGTCGAGATCTCCTGAGGGTCCAAAATTCTTTCAATAGACTCTAATACAATAAGTGCTCCAACCAACACCAGAAAAACTGCATTAACATACCCAGAGAGAACCTCAAATCTCCCACGACCATAATTGAACTGACCATTAGCAGGCAAGCGAGATATATACGAAGCATAAAGGCCTATAGCCAGAGCAGCACAGTCAAACAACATGTGGCATGCATCTGATATCAAGCCAAGACTGTTGCTCATGAACCCAACTACGAACTCAACAACCATGTAGCCAGCATTGATCAAGAGGAAAAGCGCAATCTTGCGAGACTTCCTTTCGCTCAAAATGTGACGGATGGGCTTTATGATCGAGGTAGTAAATGGCTCCGACGATTCCAAACCCAATTCGGCATAACTCGAGTAAATAGGATCCAGCTCCGCAACAGCAACATAAAGAAGTATCCCACAAAGCAATAATCCCCAAAGCGAGAGCTCAGGGAAGTAAAACAACTCCAAAACCACCGTGCAGGCGAACGTAACCAAAAATTCCCTCCGAAAATCTTTAGAGCTAACGAACTTCTCATCACTGCAATTCTCACTCAACAGCACTCCAAAAACAACAGTATTAGCTAGAGGCCAACCTAAACT of the Eucalyptus grandis isolate ANBG69807.140 chromosome 10, ASM1654582v1, whole genome shotgun sequence genome contains:
- the LOC104422265 gene encoding LOW QUALITY PROTEIN: zinc transporter 5 (The sequence of the model RefSeq protein was modified relative to this genomic sequence to represent the inferred CDS: deleted 7 bases in 4 codons), with the protein product MEDHGHHHRHHRPHRISVPPRAAAATSRSYPPSFPSSTPTTTPSKSRGLPLLTPSSARGGGGGGGGRSSLSFLLLLLFSLRSLYSLLLPFLRSSPPSFSLFPFSFLVSLLSFLLSLSFALLSPFSSSSSKSFALQSKLQSQPLLVLTSLSPSQNKVLAEKSVLLAVVFLLRFQALRYCGAAAMILAELSGNVSARFLAEGRIWDSGYLGKNRSSRVRGFAALFLGLFLLALSWDRNMCFPFSGSSSSDDKWRFLVLPRENCLRIWPMLLPFLSGFLGCYERVSMNRGVLQELGQKRVRLISLLYTSIVLLVPAVISILVFEHEGDSISVTSLGWPLANTVVFGVLLSENCSDEKFVSSKDFRREFLVTFACTVVLELFYFPELSLWGLLLCGILLYVAVAELDPIYSSYAELGLESSEPFTTSIIKPIRHILSERKSRKIALFLLINAGYMVVEFVVGFMSNSLGLISDACHMLFDCAALAIGLYASYISRLPANGQFNYGRGRFEVLSGYVNAVFLVLVGALIVLESIERILDPQEISTNSLLIVSIGGLLVNVIGLIFFHEEHHHAHGGSCSHSPSHSGHSHSHSHSQHQHDHDCHIEDQKCISVEHDCHEKSCSGHHNQHDHHHSDQHGNGDAKVAYPTLGSSSCHGHDHADNHSEGSHGCDHGHHNDHAHGHGHDHHHHEPVFTNHHSTEGHADGCLPTQTAAPHAHGLSSSISQIHQRNLPSSEGEAKKHSHHHIDHNMEGIFLHVLADTMGSVGVVVSTLLIKYKGWLVADPASSIFISILIVLSVIPLLRNSAEVLLQRVPRAHERDLFNALNNVTKIKQVRGIPHFHAWSFTNTEVVGTIHLHVETESDKASAKAQVSRMLHDVGINDLTLQVECVKHT